A single window of Paracoccus albus DNA harbors:
- a CDS encoding helicase-related protein gives MSRITAVLGPTNTGKTHYAIERMLAHRTGVIGLPLRLLAREVYDRIVKARGPSVVALVTGEERIVPPRAQYWVATTEAMPEVVADFVAVDEIQLCADPQRGHVFTDRLLRARGLHETLLLGSDTMRPAISALVDKIQFMRRERFSTLSWAGSKKISRMPSRSAIVGFSVDDVYAIAELLRRQKGGAAVVMGALSPRTRNAQVEMYQSGEVDHLVATDAIGMGLNLDIRHVAFSSTVKFDGRRMRPLFPHEMGQIAGRAGRHTEPGTFGVTGEASPLDEGLIGAIENHRFAPINRLIWRNPRLEFGTMDRLVQSLEAAPDSEWLTRGREADDLAALKTLREMPEIIDRVTGAPDVRLLWEVCRIPDFRSISPAEHTSLLLRIFTFLQEGAIPSDWLTRSIERIDRTEGDIDALSKRLAFIRTWTYVAQRSGWVEDVTYWREATRTVEDRLSDALHAALTQRFVDRRTSVLMRRLKQKETLVAEVNDKGEVSVEGEFAGRLEGFRFRADATQNADEAKMLNRASYEALRPEFHLRADRFYNAPDTELDFTEQGGLMWGDAAVGKLVKGSEPLKPTVQAFVDEEAGPEIAEKVTRRLQHFIDRKVATQFEPLLAMQKDEALTGLARGFAFRLVENLGLIRREEVAGEVKELDQDARGLLRKHGVRFGQFTIFMPALLKPAPTRLRLVLSGLWDGLDEFPESPPPGLVTIPNIKDVPARVYTLSGYRPAGDRAIRIDMVERLADMLRNQDTRGGFEANADMLSITGMTLEQFANLMEGLGYSAEKGEREKTKAEPAVAPAQPAEVDHEHPVTEEESVLAAETRAKWEAEQAEKKKAEAEAAAAAGESTADAEAAAEEAAPEMEVFYTFRWAPKPRGPRQKQGGGRRQGGARQEAGQRAEGDGGRPRHGKKQDGKGGKPGKGKNRGKDDRGDKAKNYSARPPRGEKPIDPDNPFAAALAGLVKKD, from the coding sequence ATGTCACGTATCACGGCTGTGCTGGGCCCGACCAATACCGGCAAAACCCATTACGCGATAGAGCGGATGCTGGCGCATCGTACTGGCGTTATCGGCTTGCCGCTGCGCCTGCTGGCGAGAGAGGTCTATGACCGGATCGTGAAGGCGCGCGGGCCTTCTGTCGTCGCGCTCGTGACCGGGGAAGAGCGGATCGTGCCGCCACGGGCGCAATATTGGGTGGCCACGACCGAAGCCATGCCAGAGGTGGTGGCCGATTTCGTCGCCGTCGATGAAATCCAGCTTTGCGCTGATCCGCAGCGCGGCCATGTCTTTACCGACCGGTTGCTGCGTGCGCGTGGTCTGCACGAAACGCTCCTGCTGGGGTCAGACACCATGCGGCCAGCCATTTCAGCGCTTGTCGATAAGATCCAGTTCATGCGGAGAGAGCGTTTCTCGACGCTCAGCTGGGCCGGATCTAAGAAGATCAGCAGGATGCCTTCGCGTTCGGCAATCGTCGGATTCTCGGTCGATGATGTTTACGCGATTGCCGAGCTGTTGCGGCGTCAGAAGGGGGGGGCTGCCGTCGTGATGGGCGCGCTTTCGCCACGCACACGCAATGCGCAGGTCGAGATGTATCAGTCGGGCGAGGTTGATCATCTTGTCGCGACCGACGCCATCGGGATGGGGCTGAACCTCGATATCCGGCACGTCGCGTTCTCCTCGACCGTGAAGTTTGACGGGCGGCGGATGCGCCCGCTGTTTCCACATGAAATGGGCCAGATCGCGGGGCGTGCGGGCCGTCATACGGAACCCGGAACATTCGGCGTCACCGGAGAGGCGAGCCCCCTGGACGAAGGTCTGATCGGTGCCATCGAAAACCACCGCTTCGCGCCCATCAACCGGCTTATCTGGCGAAACCCCCGGCTGGAATTCGGCACGATGGACCGACTGGTTCAAAGTCTGGAGGCCGCGCCGGACAGTGAGTGGCTGACCCGCGGACGCGAGGCGGATGATCTGGCCGCGTTGAAAACCCTCCGCGAGATGCCAGAGATCATCGACCGCGTCACCGGTGCCCCGGATGTTCGACTGCTATGGGAGGTCTGCCGCATTCCGGACTTCCGCAGCATTTCACCTGCCGAACATACCAGCCTGCTGCTGAGGATTTTTACCTTTCTTCAGGAAGGGGCCATCCCCTCGGACTGGCTGACCCGCTCAATTGAACGAATCGACCGAACCGAAGGCGACATTGATGCGTTGTCGAAACGGTTGGCATTTATCAGAACATGGACATATGTGGCGCAGCGAAGCGGCTGGGTCGAGGATGTGACGTATTGGCGCGAAGCGACGCGCACTGTAGAAGACCGATTGTCAGATGCGCTGCACGCAGCGCTTACGCAACGATTTGTGGACCGGCGCACCTCTGTGCTGATGCGCCGGCTCAAGCAGAAGGAGACCCTCGTGGCCGAGGTGAATGACAAGGGCGAAGTCAGTGTCGAGGGCGAGTTTGCCGGACGACTGGAAGGATTTCGTTTCCGGGCGGATGCAACCCAGAACGCGGATGAGGCAAAGATGCTGAACCGTGCGTCTTACGAGGCTTTGCGTCCCGAATTCCACTTGCGGGCGGATCGTTTCTATAATGCACCGGATACGGAGCTGGACTTTACCGAACAGGGCGGCCTGATGTGGGGCGATGCCGCTGTCGGCAAGCTGGTCAAAGGGTCCGAGCCGCTGAAGCCGACGGTGCAGGCTTTTGTCGATGAAGAAGCCGGGCCGGAGATTGCAGAAAAGGTAACGCGCCGCCTGCAGCATTTCATCGACCGTAAGGTGGCAACCCAGTTCGAACCGCTTCTGGCGATGCAGAAGGATGAGGCTCTGACGGGGCTGGCACGGGGCTTCGCTTTCCGCCTGGTCGAAAACCTTGGTCTGATCCGCCGCGAGGAAGTTGCCGGAGAGGTCAAAGAGCTTGATCAGGATGCCCGCGGCTTGCTGCGCAAGCATGGCGTTCGCTTCGGTCAGTTCACGATTTTCATGCCTGCATTGCTGAAGCCCGCGCCGACGCGGCTGCGGCTGGTGCTGTCGGGGCTTTGGGATGGGCTGGATGAGTTCCCCGAAAGCCCGCCGCCCGGTTTGGTCACCATTCCGAATATCAAGGATGTGCCGGCGCGCGTTTATACGCTGTCCGGCTATCGCCCAGCGGGGGACCGCGCCATCCGCATAGACATGGTCGAGCGTCTGGCAGACATGCTGCGCAATCAGGATACGCGCGGCGGCTTTGAGGCCAATGCAGATATGCTCTCCATCACCGGCATGACGCTGGAGCAATTCGCCAACCTGATGGAGGGGCTTGGCTACAGTGCCGAGAAGGGCGAGCGGGAAAAGACCAAGGCAGAACCCGCAGTTGCACCAGCACAACCGGCAGAGGTTGATCACGAACACCCCGTGACCGAGGAAGAATCGGTTCTGGCCGCTGAAACACGGGCGAAATGGGAAGCGGAGCAGGCTGAAAAAAAGAAAGCCGAGGCCGAGGCCGCCGCTGCCGCTGGCGAAAGCACCGCAGACGCCGAAGCCGCTGCCGAGGAAGCCGCGCCGGAGATGGAGGTATTCTATACTTTCCGTTGGGCGCCCAAGCCGCGCGGACCGCGCCAGAAACAGGGCGGCGGACGGCGCCAGGGTGGCGCGCGGCAAGAGGCCGGTCAGCGGGCGGAGGGCGATGGCGGTCGTCCTCGTCACGGCAAGAAACAGGATGGCAAGGGCGGCAAACCGGGCAAGGGCAAGAATCGCGGCAAGGATGATCGTGGTGACAAGGCCAAGAACTACTCCGCGCGGCCGCCCCGTGGTGAAAAGCCGATAGATCCCGATAACCCATTCGCGGCCGCTCTGGCCGGACTGGTCAAGAAGGACTGA
- a CDS encoding tetratricopeptide repeat protein, translating to MIWPIRFFQCAVTAFAIAGIPVQAQAAPADAALFDLLAQKEGDAWMEAEAEILSAWEDTGSEPLNLIQMRGENALDEGDFPTAIGHLTALVDHAPDHAMGYQLRGLAYWLNGNYGPAAYDLSKALELEPKQFLALSQLGAMLEELGDNERAADAFRRSLDIHPNQPDAIEATKRLDAVETGTDI from the coding sequence ATGATCTGGCCCATCCGCTTTTTCCAATGTGCCGTCACGGCATTTGCCATCGCAGGCATCCCGGTGCAAGCGCAAGCGGCCCCCGCAGACGCTGCGCTGTTCGACCTGCTGGCCCAAAAAGAAGGTGATGCGTGGATGGAGGCCGAGGCCGAAATCCTGTCCGCATGGGAGGATACCGGGTCAGAGCCGCTGAACCTGATCCAGATGCGCGGCGAAAATGCCTTGGACGAGGGCGATTTCCCAACCGCCATCGGCCATCTGACCGCCCTTGTCGATCACGCGCCCGATCACGCGATGGGCTATCAGCTTCGCGGGCTGGCCTATTGGCTGAACGGGAATTACGGACCGGCCGCCTATGATCTGTCGAAGGCGTTGGAACTGGAGCCGAAGCAGTTTCTGGCGCTGAGCCAGCTTGGCGCCATGCTGGAGGAGCTGGGCGATAACGAACGCGCGGCAGACGCGTTTCGGCGTAGTCTGGACATCCACCCCAATCAGCCGGATGCGATTGAGGCCACCAAGCGTCTTGACGCGGTCGAGACCGGTACCGACATCTGA
- a CDS encoding SCP2 sterol-binding domain-containing protein: protein MSDVINAAVTALNEKLGSFDEGTAKFVIEDEGSIMVDGEGARAGDDEAEVTLTASRETFEGMLNGDVNPTTAFMTGKLKVDGNMGLAMKLGSALA, encoded by the coding sequence ATGAGCGATGTGATCAACGCGGCAGTAACCGCACTTAACGAAAAACTGGGCAGCTTCGACGAGGGCACCGCCAAGTTCGTGATCGAGGACGAAGGTTCGATCATGGTCGATGGCGAAGGCGCCCGCGCAGGCGATGATGAGGCAGAGGTCACACTGACCGCAAGCCGCGAAACCTTCGAAGGTATGCTGAATGGGGATGTGAACCCGACCACCGCCTTCATGACCGGCAAGCTGAAAGTCGACGGCAATATGGGCCTTGCGATGAAGCTTGGCTCCGCCCTCGCCTGA
- a CDS encoding alpha/beta fold hydrolase produces the protein MDLSPAPFHQLPDTTETPAEAFWLRTDDDVRLRVALWRAKNPVETVLLFPGRTEYVEKYAPVAALLNELDINVLSIDWRGQGLADRLQENPRPGHIGEFAQYQLDVVALVEAAAALSLPEPWHLLAHSMGGAIGLAALINGLPVRTATFSAPMWGINHAPMPRGVAMGLSQIAAKLGRGGRAAFGTGGDGTYLLDEPFRNNMLTGNADAWARQLRESANWQDLTIGGASYRWVGQALEECRRLAAEPSPDIPMLVSLGSKELIVSAPAIRERAAGWPAGTLLELDGGHHEVMFETPDLQQEFFSAFINLIRSAQPAVKQAAGG, from the coding sequence ATGGATCTTTCGCCCGCCCCGTTTCATCAGCTTCCCGACACGACGGAAACCCCGGCAGAAGCCTTCTGGCTGCGCACGGATGACGATGTCAGGTTGCGTGTCGCTCTGTGGCGGGCGAAAAATCCTGTGGAAACGGTGCTGCTGTTTCCGGGTCGTACCGAATATGTCGAAAAATACGCCCCTGTCGCGGCGCTGCTGAACGAACTCGACATCAATGTGCTGTCGATCGACTGGCGCGGTCAGGGTCTGGCCGACCGGCTTCAGGAAAATCCTCGCCCCGGCCATATCGGAGAGTTCGCGCAGTATCAGCTTGATGTTGTCGCCCTTGTCGAGGCCGCAGCGGCGCTGAGCCTGCCTGAACCCTGGCACTTGCTGGCCCATTCGATGGGTGGGGCCATCGGGCTGGCAGCGCTGATCAATGGCCTGCCTGTTCGGACGGCAACATTCTCTGCGCCGATGTGGGGGATCAACCATGCGCCGATGCCCCGCGGCGTCGCAATGGGCCTGTCACAGATCGCGGCAAAGCTGGGTCGCGGCGGACGTGCGGCCTTCGGCACCGGCGGCGACGGCACCTATCTGCTGGATGAACCGTTCCGCAACAATATGCTGACCGGCAATGCCGATGCCTGGGCCCGTCAGCTGCGCGAATCAGCCAATTGGCAAGACCTCACAATCGGCGGTGCAAGCTATCGCTGGGTCGGTCAAGCCCTGGAAGAGTGCCGCCGTCTGGCCGCAGAGCCATCTCCCGACATCCCTATGCTCGTCTCACTGGGGTCAAAAGAACTGATCGTGTCGGCCCCCGCGATCCGTGAGCGCGCCGCCGGTTGGCCCGCCGGGACGCTGCTGGAACTGGATGGCGGACATCACGAGGTGATGTTCGAAACGCCGGATCTGCAACAGGAATTCTTCAGCGCCTTCATAAATCTCATCCGTTCCGCCCAGCCGGCGGTCAAACAAGCCGCCGGGGGTTGA